One genomic region from Nocardia vinacea encodes:
- a CDS encoding Pr6Pr family membrane protein: MGRIDEIGAIRARRWQAIRGAATLYLLITGVVYAVLLAKVDVMLTDRWINDILHRILPIVMVLNWILVPVTLGISHALIGGWLIYPVVYGAHTLIRGPSSTGIRTRSSTPANRATSPSSSAWSSSPASSPYWPSPLSAHWSTGDASRSQPPDQLLKSSRFAW; the protein is encoded by the coding sequence GTGGGAAGAATCGACGAGATCGGGGCGATCCGCGCCCGCCGCTGGCAGGCGATTCGCGGCGCCGCCACCCTCTACCTGCTGATCACCGGCGTCGTCTACGCCGTCCTGCTCGCCAAGGTCGACGTCATGCTCACCGACCGATGGATCAACGACATCCTGCACCGCATCCTGCCGATCGTCATGGTCCTGAACTGGATCCTGGTCCCGGTGACCCTGGGCATCAGCCACGCACTGATCGGCGGCTGGCTCATCTACCCGGTCGTCTACGGCGCGCACACCCTCATCCGCGGCCCATCGTCGACTGGTATCCGTACCCGTTCATCGACCCCCGCGAACAGGGCGACGTCTCCCTCGTCATCGGCCTGGTCATCCTCACCGGCGTCTTCGCCCTACTGGCCGTCGCCGCTCTCGGCGCACTGGTCGACCGGCGACGCGAGCCGATCTCAACCGCCTGACCAGCTCCTGAAGTCGAGCAGATTCGCTTGGTGA
- the nrdR gene encoding transcriptional regulator NrdR, whose product MHCPYCRHPDSRVVDSREAEEGAAIRRRRSCPQCGRRFTTVETAILSVVKRSGVTEPFSREKVIRGVRRACQGREVAEDALNMLAQQVEDAVRATGSPEVPSHEVGLAILGPLRDLDEVAYLRFASVYRSFTSADDFEREIADLRKHREEATVAAAAD is encoded by the coding sequence ATGCATTGCCCCTACTGCCGACACCCCGACTCGCGGGTCGTCGACTCGCGTGAGGCCGAGGAAGGCGCGGCCATCCGCCGCCGGCGTTCCTGCCCGCAGTGTGGGAGACGATTCACCACCGTCGAGACCGCGATCCTATCCGTGGTCAAGCGCAGCGGCGTCACCGAACCGTTCTCCCGGGAGAAGGTGATCCGTGGTGTTCGTCGCGCCTGCCAGGGCCGCGAGGTCGCCGAAGACGCCCTGAACATGCTGGCCCAGCAGGTGGAGGACGCGGTGCGCGCCACGGGTTCGCCCGAGGTGCCCAGCCACGAGGTCGGCCTGGCAATCCTCGGCCCGCTGCGCGATCTGGACGAGGTGGCCTACCTGCGTTTCGCCTCGGTCTACCGCTCCTTTACCTCCGCCGACGATTTCGAACGCGAAATCGCCGACCTGCGCAAGCATCGCGAGGAAGCGACGGTCGCCGCCGCCGCCGACTGA
- a CDS encoding carboxylesterase/lipase family protein, producing the protein MRKHRRVTTGGWFRGTARGWFAIPAAVIVLIGVAGPAPAEPVAADLVTVETGELRGIVAAEHRLFAGIPYAAPPVGELRWRPPAPAAPWPGVRDATVAGPSCPQDNDFFGVVGANPTKSEDCLYLNVSTPRNLPADGGGLPVLVWIHGGSFVTGSGDVYGAEPLIAHGDGDLIVVTINYRLGTLGFLAASALDEGAGAGNYGYLDQQAALRWVRRNIAAFGGDPERVTLAGESAGATSVCTQMAAPSSRGLFRAAIMESGPCSPGVPAATAMADGDAYAARIGCAGPDTAACLRALPVDTLVNDSITATVFGGRFLPSGPQAAVRNGAFADVPTLVGANNDEMSLWVYMKYGVPLGRPLTAAGYRDALSAAMPDLTPEQLDRVELTYPVAAYPEPALALSRAWTDRFLTMLVVEYDGLGPRTPTYTYSFDDPAPLGPPNTFPLGAYHASELASLWSLRDLGWLYGAVQTPDQQRLAAEMRRYWTRFTIEARPDPAGLEPIPAYDPAAPLVMSFRPSGNRLIDSYAADHRADFWKPMLPR; encoded by the coding sequence GTGCGCAAGCATCGTCGGGTGACAACGGGAGGCTGGTTTCGCGGCACAGCTCGGGGTTGGTTCGCTATCCCCGCGGCCGTCATCGTGCTGATCGGTGTGGCCGGACCGGCGCCCGCCGAGCCGGTCGCCGCAGATCTCGTCACCGTCGAGACCGGTGAGTTGCGCGGCATCGTGGCCGCGGAGCATCGACTGTTCGCGGGCATTCCTTATGCGGCCCCGCCGGTAGGTGAGTTGCGGTGGCGGCCCCCGGCTCCGGCCGCACCGTGGCCCGGTGTTCGGGATGCCACCGTGGCCGGGCCGAGCTGCCCGCAGGACAACGACTTTTTCGGGGTGGTCGGTGCGAACCCGACGAAGTCGGAAGATTGTCTGTATCTGAATGTTTCGACGCCGCGCAACCTGCCCGCCGACGGTGGTGGGCTACCGGTGCTGGTCTGGATCCACGGCGGCAGTTTTGTCACCGGCTCCGGCGACGTCTACGGCGCCGAGCCGCTGATCGCGCACGGGGACGGTGATCTGATCGTGGTCACGATCAACTACCGGCTCGGCACGCTCGGTTTCCTCGCCGCCTCTGCGCTCGATGAAGGCGCCGGGGCCGGGAATTACGGCTATCTGGATCAGCAGGCCGCATTGCGCTGGGTGCGGCGCAATATCGCGGCATTCGGTGGTGATCCGGAGCGCGTGACGCTGGCGGGCGAATCGGCCGGTGCGACCTCTGTATGCACCCAGATGGCCGCGCCTAGCTCGCGCGGGCTGTTCCGGGCCGCGATCATGGAGAGCGGACCGTGCAGCCCCGGTGTGCCCGCCGCGACGGCGATGGCCGATGGTGACGCGTACGCCGCACGTATCGGGTGCGCCGGACCCGATACCGCGGCGTGCCTGCGCGCGCTGCCTGTCGATACGCTGGTGAACGATTCCATCACCGCAACGGTATTCGGGGGCCGGTTCCTGCCGTCCGGGCCACAGGCGGCCGTGCGCAACGGCGCTTTCGCCGATGTGCCCACGCTCGTCGGGGCGAACAACGACGAGATGTCACTATGGGTGTACATGAAATACGGTGTGCCCCTTGGCAGGCCGCTGACTGCCGCCGGATACCGCGACGCACTGTCCGCCGCCATGCCCGACCTGACGCCGGAGCAACTCGACCGCGTCGAACTGACGTATCCGGTCGCCGCCTATCCGGAGCCCGCACTCGCACTGTCACGCGCCTGGACCGATCGGTTCCTCACCATGCTGGTAGTCGAATACGACGGGCTCGGACCGCGCACGCCCACCTACACCTACTCCTTCGACGACCCGGCGCCGCTCGGCCCGCCGAATACCTTCCCGCTGGGCGCATATCACGCCAGCGAATTGGCGTCACTGTGGAGCCTGCGCGACCTCGGCTGGCTCTACGGCGCCGTCCAGACACCGGACCAACAGCGCCTCGCCGCCGAGATGCGAAGGTACTGGACCCGATTCACCATCGAAGCGCGCCCGGATCCGGCCGGTCTCGAACCGATCCCGGCCTACGACCCGGCCGCACCGTTGGTCATGTCTTTCCGGCCCAGCGGAAACCGGCTCATCGACTCCTACGCCGCCGACCACCGAGCCGACTTCTGGAAACCTATGCTGCCGCGCTGA
- a CDS encoding cytochrome P450 encodes MTTVKLPDGPTSPAFLQAIEVMASRTRAWRRLHQRYGSAFTVYLPRFGRIVVLSEPAEVKALFTASSDVADNVDINLGQFLGPGSLFALRGAEHRKQRKLLTPPFHGRRLAVYETLIEEETVRELATWPQGREFATMDSMMRITLNVILRAVFGAEGKEFDELRELLPKLVLVGSALAALPVPQRFLGRYGPWARFAAHRRNYDEIVGRLIDRAAADEHLADRDDVLAMMLQARYDDGTAMTRSEIADELLTLLTAGHETTATTLSWTVERLRRHPEVLRRLVDEVDEGGSALREATLLEVQRVRPVIDSTVRKIRAESMQLGRWTLPEGQNVLVSIRLMHDNEELFPNARAFDPDRFVGVRPGTFSWIPFGGGARRCIGAAFATMEMNVVLRTLLRDFTLEPTDAPDERTHFRGVALVPAKKGRAVVYRRVPRPITAEARAEQVTA; translated from the coding sequence ATGACCACGGTGAAATTGCCCGACGGGCCGACGAGTCCGGCCTTCTTACAGGCCATCGAGGTGATGGCGAGCCGCACCCGCGCATGGCGCAGATTGCACCAGCGGTACGGCTCGGCATTCACGGTCTACCTACCGCGCTTCGGGCGGATCGTGGTGCTGTCCGAGCCGGCCGAGGTGAAGGCGCTGTTCACCGCGAGCTCCGACGTGGCCGATAACGTCGATATCAATCTCGGGCAGTTCCTGGGTCCCGGCTCACTGTTCGCGCTGCGCGGCGCCGAACATCGTAAGCAGCGAAAATTGCTCACTCCGCCGTTCCACGGTCGTCGCCTCGCGGTGTACGAGACGCTGATCGAGGAGGAGACGGTGCGCGAGCTGGCCACCTGGCCGCAAGGCCGGGAGTTCGCGACGATGGACTCGATGATGCGGATCACCCTGAATGTGATCTTGCGCGCCGTATTCGGCGCCGAGGGCAAGGAATTCGACGAACTGCGCGAGCTGCTGCCCAAACTGGTGCTGGTCGGATCGGCGCTCGCGGCACTGCCGGTGCCGCAAAGGTTCTTGGGGCGGTACGGTCCATGGGCCCGCTTCGCCGCACACCGCCGCAACTACGACGAGATCGTCGGCAGGCTCATCGACCGCGCCGCCGCCGATGAGCACCTCGCCGACCGCGACGATGTGCTGGCGATGATGCTGCAGGCCCGCTACGACGACGGCACCGCGATGACCCGCAGCGAGATCGCCGACGAACTGCTCACCCTGCTCACTGCCGGTCACGAAACCACGGCGACCACCCTGTCGTGGACCGTCGAGCGGCTGCGCAGACATCCGGAAGTGTTGCGGCGCTTGGTCGACGAGGTCGACGAAGGCGGTTCGGCACTGCGTGAGGCCACCCTGCTGGAGGTGCAGCGGGTGCGTCCGGTCATCGACTCGACGGTCCGCAAGATCCGCGCGGAGTCGATGCAGCTGGGTCGGTGGACGCTGCCCGAAGGGCAGAATGTGCTGGTCAGCATTCGGCTCATGCACGACAACGAGGAGCTGTTCCCGAATGCCCGCGCTTTCGATCCGGATCGTTTCGTCGGTGTCCGGCCGGGGACCTTCAGCTGGATTCCGTTCGGCGGCGGCGCCCGGCGTTGCATCGGTGCGGCCTTCGCCACTATGGAGATGAATGTCGTATTGCGCACGCTGCTGCGGGATTTCACGCTCGAGCCGACCGACGCGCCCGATGAGCGCACGCACTTCCGCGGTGTCGCGCTGGTGCCCGCGAAGAAGGGCCGCGCCGTGGTGTACCGCCGCGTGCCCCGGCCCATCACGGCCGAGGCCAGGGCCGAACAGGTGACGGCATGA
- the lexA gene encoding transcriptional repressor LexA, producing the protein MSHTDDTGNESGVGNDPSGIGADLTVRQRKVLEVIRTSVSERGYPPSIREIGDAVGLTSTSSVAHQLRTLERKGYLRRDPNRPRAVDVRGLDEAVRAVTSLPTTEDVETGRPVPTFVPVLGRIAAGGPILAEQAVEDVFPLPRELVGDGSLFLLKVVGESMVDAAICDGDWVVVRQQNVADNGDIVAAMIEGEATVKTFKRTGKNVWLMPHNPLFEPIPGNDAQILGKVVTVIRKI; encoded by the coding sequence GTGAGCCACACAGACGACACGGGCAACGAGAGCGGAGTTGGCAACGACCCGTCCGGTATCGGGGCGGATCTCACCGTGCGTCAGCGCAAAGTTCTGGAGGTCATCCGCACCTCGGTGAGCGAGCGCGGCTACCCGCCGAGCATCCGCGAGATCGGCGATGCGGTCGGACTCACCTCCACCTCGTCGGTCGCCCATCAACTGCGCACCCTCGAGCGCAAGGGCTATCTGCGCCGCGACCCGAATCGCCCACGCGCCGTTGACGTTCGCGGTCTCGACGAGGCGGTGCGCGCGGTGACCAGCCTGCCCACCACCGAGGATGTCGAGACCGGCAGGCCGGTCCCGACCTTCGTGCCCGTCCTGGGCCGGATCGCCGCCGGTGGCCCGATCCTGGCCGAGCAGGCGGTGGAGGATGTCTTCCCGCTGCCGCGCGAACTGGTCGGCGACGGATCGCTGTTCCTGCTCAAGGTCGTCGGTGAATCGATGGTCGACGCCGCGATCTGCGATGGTGACTGGGTGGTCGTGCGCCAGCAGAATGTCGCCGATAACGGCGATATCGTGGCCGCGATGATCGAGGGCGAGGCGACGGTGAAGACGTTCAAGCGCACCGGCAAGAATGTCTGGCTCATGCCGCACAATCCGCTGTTCGAACCGATTCCGGGTAATGACGCGCAGATCCTCGGCAAGGTCGTCACGGTCATCCGCAAGATCTGA
- a CDS encoding Pr6Pr family membrane protein, translating into MRAVAISPWWIRWLRVAFAVLGLVALIVGLLQNGSVQAGDLNLFTDQANLLGLLVLLVGALFDPRDRHWQLVRGAATLYLLIIGIVYAVLLSHIPVGDEQGWVDDVLQRIMPMVMIVDWVLAPVALGISGRLIACWLVYPLGYGAYTLIRGPIVDWYPYPFLDPRHQGYVSMAMGLVVLVIGFALLVVAVAALGALCGRRRGADEPGSDEVTWLSNRGG; encoded by the coding sequence ATGCGCGCCGTCGCGATTTCTCCTTGGTGGATACGGTGGCTTCGGGTCGCGTTCGCGGTACTCGGCCTGGTCGCGCTCATCGTCGGACTGCTGCAGAACGGCTCGGTTCAGGCCGGTGATCTGAACCTCTTCACCGATCAGGCGAATCTCCTCGGTTTGCTCGTACTGCTGGTCGGGGCGCTGTTCGATCCGCGTGATCGACACTGGCAGTTGGTGCGCGGTGCGGCCACGCTGTATCTGCTCATCATCGGCATCGTGTACGCGGTGCTGCTGTCGCATATCCCGGTGGGAGATGAACAGGGGTGGGTGGATGACGTGCTGCAGCGCATCATGCCTATGGTGATGATCGTGGACTGGGTGCTGGCACCGGTCGCTCTCGGTATTTCCGGGCGGCTGATCGCGTGCTGGCTGGTCTACCCGCTCGGCTACGGCGCGTACACCCTCATTCGTGGGCCGATCGTCGACTGGTATCCGTACCCGTTCCTCGATCCACGGCATCAGGGCTATGTGTCGATGGCGATGGGCCTGGTGGTCCTGGTCATCGGATTCGCGCTACTCGTCGTCGCGGTGGCCGCGCTCGGTGCGCTGTGCGGCCGCCGGCGCGGTGCGGACGAGCCGGGGAGCGACGAAGTGACGTGGTTGTCGAATAGAGGTGGTTGA
- a CDS encoding alpha/beta hydrolase, which translates to MSEHFADVGHGVTLAYDRLGDGGTPLLLVAGLGQQLHDWPDGLCELLVARGYDVIRFDNRDVGRSTHFDFPPPGPLDFLRKRWHTAQYDLSDMADDTVGLLDALELSSAHVVGMSLGGMIAQTVAARYPARVTSLTSIMSTTGAARVGRPALSTWRLMFGRPARTRIEHIDRSVRMYRHICSHGYPFDEQAVRAAAATTWDRDPHPAPGVGRQLAGILKSGDRTAELATVVAPTLILHGDRDLMVNPTGGTVTASAIPGARLHTLPGMGHDLPVGVRQTLTDLIDTHIRTARSTDAPHR; encoded by the coding sequence ATGAGCGAGCATTTCGCCGATGTGGGCCACGGCGTCACCCTCGCCTACGATCGCCTCGGTGACGGCGGCACCCCGTTGCTGCTCGTCGCCGGACTCGGTCAGCAACTGCACGACTGGCCCGACGGTCTCTGTGAACTGCTCGTCGCGCGCGGCTACGACGTCATCCGCTTCGACAATCGTGATGTCGGCAGGTCGACGCACTTCGACTTCCCGCCGCCTGGCCCGCTCGATTTCCTGCGAAAGCGTTGGCACACAGCGCAATACGACCTCTCGGATATGGCCGACGACACGGTTGGTCTGCTCGATGCCTTGGAGCTGAGCTCCGCGCATGTGGTCGGGATGTCGCTCGGCGGGATGATCGCGCAGACGGTCGCCGCCCGCTATCCGGCCCGGGTCACCTCGCTGACCTCGATCATGTCGACCACGGGTGCGGCACGGGTCGGGCGTCCGGCCCTGTCGACCTGGCGGCTGATGTTCGGCCGACCGGCCCGCACCCGGATCGAACACATCGACCGCTCGGTGCGCATGTACCGCCACATCTGCTCGCACGGCTATCCGTTCGACGAGCAGGCGGTGCGCGCCGCTGCGGCGACGACCTGGGACCGCGATCCCCATCCGGCACCGGGCGTCGGCCGTCAACTCGCCGGCATCCTCAAATCCGGTGACCGCACCGCGGAACTCGCCACCGTCGTCGCCCCGACGCTGATCCTGCACGGTGACCGCGACCTGATGGTGAATCCGACCGGCGGCACCGTCACGGCGAGCGCCATTCCGGGTGCGCGGCTGCACACCCTGCCCGGCATGGGCCACGACCTGCCCGTCGGCGTCCGGCAGACGCTCACCGACCTCATCGACACCCATATCCGCACCGCCAGGAGCACCGATGCCCCGCACCGCTAG
- the hrpA gene encoding ATP-dependent RNA helicase HrpA produces the protein MTRTADVNLRELRTRLAAVTLRDEHRLRRNLDRARGGDLTGITAEIAAAEQRVEARRAAVPEIRYPEQLPVSARRDDIAKAILDNQVVIVAGETGSGKTTQIPKICLELGRGIRGTIGHTQPRRLAARTVAERIAEELGTELGDVVGYTVRFTDHASDRTLVKLMTDGILLAEIQRDRLLRRYDTLIIDEAHERSLNIDFLLGYLKQLLPRRPDLKVIITSATIDPELFARHFAQQTNDPSADDSGIPAPIVEVSGRSYPVEIRYRPLSLELPVATDDDDEDTRIVDRDPVDAIGDAVRELFAEGDGDVLVFLSGEREIRDAADALRDLQIPRTEILPLYARLSTAEQHRVFAPHPGRRVVLATNVAETSLTVPGIRYVVDPGTARISRYSMRTKVQRLPIEEVSQASARQRAGRCGRVADGICIRLYSEDDFESRPAFTEPEILRTNLAAVILQMTALGLGDIEKFPFVEAPDRRAIRDGVALLEELGALAPRATAKPARQQADSTTQEVAATDSTGRADQVPDTTLTLTPTGREMAQIPVDPRMARMLVEAHRNGVLADVLIIVAALSIQDVRERPADHQQAADTKHARFVVDGSDFLAYLRLWEYLTEQRKSLSSNQFRRMCRDEFLHYLRIREWQDLHGQLRTITRGLGWSASGDGSDGTESGSRRERSAADSRDSERGQRKSDSARATANRGRDNTDASKPPAAGDDGTPWDSTAIHQALLAGMLSHIGVREAETREFLGARNAKFMIFPGSSMAKKPPRWVMAAELVETSRLWGRMAARVEPEWAERLAGDLVKRTYSEPHWSSKRGAARAYERVTLYGVPLVVSRAVDYGRIDPELSRELFIRHALVQGEWQTRHEFFHRNRELLDDVADLEHRARRRDILVDDEVLFEFYDKRIPADIVSVRHFDSWWRTAKRKDPALLDFSTDTVVNDAAATLDPTAFPDAWRQGELSFPLTYQFEPGNDDDGVTVRIPVEQLAHVRAVGFDWLVPGMRDELATALIKTLPKALRRTVVPAPDFAAAALAALTPRAEPLRTGLARELSRLGSVTIAPRDLDPAALPDHLRMTFAAIAASGQVLARGKNLAQLKTQLSEQVSASVARATAGAERAPATVWTSESLGTVEPTVRSEVAGQTVTGYPALVPEGEGVAVRVLSSPAEQAAAMRAGTRALVSSAIPTSVRTVTASLPPRDRLALSQNPYGSLDALIEDCRAAAADELIAAAGGPVRSPSQFDALVAKIRPDFVSAVARIVRLVVPVLAGAHQVSSALTDTAERDIADDVRQQLDDLIFPGFVSEWGSARLRELPRYLAAAHTRLESLPGSAVRDRQGMVEIDRALTAYDRLVNALPETRKHAQDVTEIWWMIEEFRVSLFAQKLGTPYPVSTKRIEKAIAAIRR, from the coding sequence ATGACCAGGACAGCCGACGTGAATCTTCGCGAGCTTCGGACCCGCCTGGCCGCCGTAACCCTCCGCGATGAACACCGGTTGCGCCGCAACCTGGACCGGGCCCGCGGCGGCGATCTCACCGGCATCACGGCCGAGATCGCGGCGGCCGAGCAGCGCGTCGAGGCCCGCCGCGCCGCGGTACCCGAAATCCGCTATCCGGAGCAGCTACCGGTCTCCGCACGCCGCGACGATATCGCCAAGGCGATCCTGGACAACCAGGTCGTCATCGTCGCCGGTGAGACCGGATCGGGTAAGACCACCCAGATTCCGAAGATCTGCCTGGAACTCGGCCGTGGCATCCGCGGCACCATCGGCCACACCCAGCCGCGCCGTCTGGCCGCGCGCACGGTCGCCGAGCGCATCGCCGAGGAGTTGGGCACCGAACTGGGCGATGTCGTCGGCTACACCGTGCGTTTCACCGACCATGCCTCGGATCGCACACTCGTCAAGCTGATGACCGACGGCATCCTGCTCGCCGAAATCCAGCGCGACCGGCTGCTGCGCCGCTACGACACGCTCATTATCGACGAGGCGCACGAACGCAGCCTCAATATCGACTTCCTGCTCGGCTACCTGAAGCAATTGCTGCCGCGCCGACCGGATCTCAAGGTGATCATCACCTCGGCGACCATCGATCCGGAATTGTTCGCCAGGCACTTTGCGCAGCAAACAAATGACCCGAGCGCGGACGATTCAGGGATTCCCGCACCGATTGTCGAAGTATCCGGCCGTTCCTATCCGGTCGAAATCCGGTACCGGCCGCTATCGCTGGAGCTACCCGTCGCCACCGATGACGACGACGAGGACACCCGGATCGTCGACCGCGACCCGGTCGACGCCATCGGTGACGCGGTGCGGGAACTCTTCGCCGAGGGCGACGGTGACGTGCTGGTCTTCCTATCCGGCGAACGCGAGATCCGCGACGCCGCGGATGCGTTGCGCGACCTACAGATTCCGCGCACCGAGATACTGCCGCTCTACGCGCGCCTGTCCACGGCCGAACAGCATCGCGTCTTCGCCCCGCATCCGGGGCGACGAGTTGTGCTGGCCACCAATGTCGCCGAGACCTCGCTGACCGTCCCCGGCATCCGCTATGTCGTCGATCCCGGCACCGCGCGCATATCACGCTATTCGATGCGCACCAAGGTGCAGCGCCTGCCCATCGAAGAGGTCTCGCAGGCCTCGGCGCGCCAGCGCGCGGGACGCTGTGGCCGCGTCGCCGACGGCATCTGCATCCGCCTGTACTCCGAGGACGATTTCGAATCCCGGCCCGCCTTCACCGAACCGGAGATCCTGCGGACCAATCTGGCCGCCGTCATTCTGCAGATGACCGCGCTCGGACTCGGCGATATCGAGAAGTTCCCCTTCGTGGAGGCGCCCGACCGCAGGGCTATTCGCGACGGTGTCGCGCTCCTGGAGGAATTGGGCGCGCTTGCACCGCGCGCAACCGCGAAACCCGCTCGGCAGCAGGCTGATTCAACGACGCAAGAAGTTGCCGCCACCGATAGCACTGGGCGAGCGGACCAGGTGCCGGACACGACATTGACGCTTACGCCTACCGGCCGCGAAATGGCACAGATACCGGTGGATCCGCGAATGGCGCGCATGCTGGTCGAAGCCCACCGCAATGGCGTGCTCGCCGATGTGCTGATCATTGTTGCCGCACTGTCCATTCAGGATGTGCGCGAACGTCCCGCGGACCATCAGCAGGCCGCGGACACCAAGCATGCCCGCTTCGTGGTCGACGGCTCGGATTTCCTGGCTTACCTGCGGTTGTGGGAGTACCTGACCGAACAGCGGAAGTCGCTGTCGTCCAATCAGTTCCGGCGCATGTGCCGGGACGAGTTCCTGCACTATCTGCGGATTCGGGAGTGGCAGGATCTGCACGGGCAGCTGCGGACGATCACGCGGGGGCTCGGGTGGTCGGCGAGCGGCGACGGTTCGGACGGCACCGAAAGCGGTTCGCGCCGTGAGCGATCCGCCGCGGATAGTCGCGATTCGGAACGTGGACAGCGCAAGTCCGATTCAGCTCGCGCGACGGCGAACCGCGGCCGCGACAACACCGACGCTTCGAAACCACCGGCCGCCGGAGACGATGGCACACCATGGGATTCGACCGCCATCCATCAGGCCCTGCTGGCGGGCATGCTCTCCCACATCGGCGTCCGTGAGGCCGAGACCCGCGAATTCCTCGGTGCCCGCAATGCCAAATTCATGATCTTCCCCGGATCTTCGATGGCGAAGAAGCCGCCCCGCTGGGTGATGGCGGCCGAACTGGTCGAAACCTCCCGGCTCTGGGGCCGGATGGCGGCGCGGGTGGAGCCGGAGTGGGCCGAGCGCCTGGCCGGAGATCTGGTGAAACGCACCTACTCCGAACCGCATTGGTCATCCAAGCGCGGCGCGGCGCGCGCCTATGAGCGGGTGACGCTGTACGGCGTACCGCTGGTGGTCAGCCGTGCCGTCGACTACGGCCGGATCGATCCGGAACTGTCGCGCGAGCTGTTCATCCGGCATGCTCTCGTACAGGGTGAGTGGCAGACCCGGCACGAATTCTTCCACCGCAATCGCGAACTCCTCGACGATGTCGCCGATTTGGAGCACCGCGCCCGCCGCCGCGACATCCTCGTCGACGATGAGGTGCTGTTCGAGTTCTACGACAAGCGCATCCCGGCCGATATCGTTTCGGTGCGCCACTTCGACAGCTGGTGGCGCACCGCGAAGCGCAAAGATCCCGCGCTGCTGGACTTCTCGACCGATACCGTGGTCAATGACGCCGCGGCGACGCTCGACCCGACCGCATTCCCGGACGCTTGGCGCCAGGGCGAGTTGAGCTTCCCGCTCACCTATCAATTCGAGCCGGGCAATGACGATGACGGTGTCACCGTGCGGATCCCGGTCGAGCAGCTGGCACATGTGCGTGCCGTGGGCTTCGACTGGCTGGTCCCCGGTATGCGCGACGAATTGGCCACCGCGCTGATCAAGACGCTGCCCAAGGCTCTGCGCCGCACCGTCGTTCCCGCACCGGACTTCGCCGCGGCCGCACTCGCCGCGCTCACGCCGCGCGCCGAGCCCCTGCGCACCGGCCTGGCCAGGGAGCTGTCGCGGCTCGGTTCGGTCACCATCGCACCGAGGGATCTCGACCCCGCCGCGCTTCCGGACCACCTGCGCATGACCTTCGCCGCGATCGCTGCCAGCGGTCAGGTGCTGGCGCGCGGGAAGAATCTCGCCCAGTTGAAAACCCAGCTGTCCGAGCAGGTTTCGGCCTCGGTCGCCCGCGCGACCGCGGGTGCGGAACGTGCCCCCGCCACCGTGTGGACCTCGGAATCACTGGGGACGGTCGAGCCGACGGTGCGCAGCGAGGTGGCCGGACAGACGGTCACCGGTTACCCGGCGCTGGTCCCCGAGGGCGAGGGTGTCGCGGTGCGCGTCCTGAGCTCCCCCGCCGAGCAGGCCGCCGCCATGCGGGCGGGCACGCGCGCACTGGTGTCGAGCGCCATTCCCACCTCGGTCCGCACCGTCACGGCGAGTCTGCCACCGCGGGATCGGCTTGCGCTGAGCCAGAATCCGTACGGCTCGCTCGACGCGCTCATCGAGGACTGCCGCGCCGCCGCCGCGGACGAACTGATCGCCGCCGCCGGTGGGCCGGTGCGCAGTCCGAGCCAGTTCGACGCTTTGGTCGCGAAGATCCGCCCCGACTTCGTGTCCGCCGTTGCCCGCATCGTACGCCTGGTAGTGCCGGTGTTGGCTGGGGCGCACCAGGTTTCATCCGCGCTCACCGACACCGCCGAACGCGATATCGCCGACGATGTCCGCCAGCAACTCGACGACCTGATCTTCCCCGGTTTCGTCTCGGAGTGGGGCAGCGCTCGGCTGCGCGAACTCCCCCGCTACCTGGCGGCCGCCCACACCCGCCTGGAGTCGCTACCCGGCTCCGCGGTCCGCGACCGCCAGGGCATGGTCGAAATCGACCGCGCACTCACCGCCTACGACCGCCTCGTCAATGCCCTGCCCGAAACCCGCAAGCACGCGCAAGATGTCACCGAAATCTGGTGGATGATCGAGGAATTCCGCGTCAGCCTCTTCGCCCAGAAGCTCGGGACGCCGTACCCGGTCTCCACCAAACGCATCGAAAAAGCCATCGCCGCCATCCGCCGCTGA